The following coding sequences lie in one Streptomyces sp. NBC_00510 genomic window:
- the eno gene encoding phosphopyruvate hydratase: MPSIDVVVAREILDSRGNPTVEVEVGLDDGSTGRAAVPSGASTGAFEALELRDGDKSRYQGKGVEKAVLAVIEQIGPELVGYDATEQRLIDQAMFDLDATPDKSSLGANAILGVSLAVAHAASEASDLPLFRYLGGPNAHVLPVPMMNILNGGSHADSNVDIQEFMIAPVGAESFSEALRWGAEVYHTLKGVLKERGLSTGLGDEGGFAPNLPSNRDALDLIVEAIKKAGYQPGQDIALALDVAASEFYKDGSYSFEGKSLSAAEMTAYYAELVAAYPLVSIEDPLNEEDWDGWKTITEELGDKVQLVGDDLFVTNPERLQRGIDSDTANALLVKVNQIGSLTETLDAVELAQRNGYKCMMSHRSGETEDVTIADLAVATNCGQIKTGAPARSERVAKYNQLLRIEEILDDAAVYAGRSAFPRFKG; the protein is encoded by the coding sequence GTGCCGTCCATCGACGTCGTCGTAGCCCGGGAAATCCTCGACTCGCGAGGCAACCCCACCGTCGAGGTCGAGGTCGGCCTCGACGACGGCAGCACGGGCCGTGCAGCCGTCCCCTCCGGTGCGTCCACCGGTGCGTTCGAGGCCCTCGAGCTCCGCGACGGTGACAAGAGCCGTTACCAGGGCAAGGGCGTGGAGAAGGCCGTGCTGGCCGTCATCGAGCAGATCGGCCCGGAGCTGGTCGGCTACGACGCGACCGAGCAGCGGCTGATCGACCAGGCGATGTTCGACCTGGACGCCACCCCGGACAAGTCCTCGCTGGGCGCCAACGCCATCCTCGGCGTCTCGCTGGCCGTGGCCCACGCCGCCTCCGAGGCCTCCGACCTGCCGCTCTTCCGCTACCTGGGCGGCCCGAACGCCCACGTGCTGCCGGTCCCGATGATGAACATCCTGAACGGCGGCTCGCACGCCGACTCCAACGTGGACATCCAGGAGTTCATGATCGCACCCGTGGGCGCGGAGTCCTTCTCCGAGGCCCTGCGCTGGGGCGCCGAGGTCTACCACACCCTCAAGGGGGTCCTGAAGGAGCGCGGCCTGTCCACCGGCCTCGGCGACGAGGGCGGCTTCGCGCCGAACCTGCCGAGCAACCGCGACGCCCTCGACCTGATCGTCGAGGCCATCAAGAAGGCCGGCTACCAGCCCGGCCAGGACATCGCGCTCGCGCTCGACGTGGCCGCCTCCGAGTTCTACAAGGACGGCAGCTACTCCTTCGAGGGCAAGTCCCTGTCGGCGGCCGAGATGACCGCGTACTACGCCGAGCTGGTGGCGGCGTACCCGCTGGTCTCCATCGAGGACCCGCTGAACGAGGAGGACTGGGACGGCTGGAAGACCATCACCGAGGAGCTCGGTGACAAGGTCCAGCTGGTCGGCGACGACCTGTTCGTCACCAACCCCGAGCGTCTGCAGCGCGGCATCGACAGCGACACCGCCAACGCGCTCCTGGTCAAGGTCAACCAGATCGGCTCGCTGACCGAGACCCTCGACGCGGTCGAGCTGGCCCAGCGCAACGGCTACAAGTGCATGATGTCGCACCGCTCCGGCGAGACCGAGGACGTCACCATCGCCGACCTCGCCGTCGCCACCAACTGCGGCCAGATCAAGACCGGCGCCCCCGCGCGCAGCGAGCGCGTCGCCAAGTACAACCAGCTGCTGCGCATCGAGGAGATCCTCGACGACGCCGCGGTGTACGCCGGCCGCTCCGCGTTCCCCCGCTTCAAGGGCTGA
- a CDS encoding septum formation initiator family protein produces MPDRFSTATRIRALGAQAQARVYRAAGRPRPALPRGRNRLTGRAALLALVVCALVVALAYPMRQYVAQRSQIADQRKQAEQARKRVDELREEKARWQDPEYVKAQARARLHYVLPGETAYTVVEPTGAAAPEDSGARRSDSAARRPWYANLWDGVDHADAAATAAHR; encoded by the coding sequence GTGCCGGATCGCTTCTCCACCGCGACACGCATCCGTGCCCTCGGGGCACAGGCGCAGGCCCGCGTCTATCGCGCGGCCGGCCGCCCGCGGCCCGCGCTGCCCCGTGGCCGCAACCGGCTGACCGGCCGGGCCGCGCTGCTGGCGCTGGTCGTCTGCGCCCTGGTCGTCGCCCTCGCCTACCCCATGCGTCAGTACGTGGCGCAGCGCTCGCAGATCGCCGACCAGCGCAAGCAGGCCGAGCAGGCACGCAAGCGGGTGGACGAGCTGCGGGAGGAGAAGGCCCGCTGGCAGGACCCGGAGTACGTCAAGGCGCAGGCCCGGGCCCGGCTGCACTACGTACTGCCGGGCGAGACGGCGTATACGGTGGTGGAGCCCACCGGGGCCGCGGCTCCCGAGGACTCCGGCGCCCGCCGCAGCGACAGCGCGGCCCGCCGCCCCTGGTACGCGAACCTGTGGGACGGCGTCGACCACGCGGACGCCGCCGCCACCGCAGCACATCGTTGA
- a CDS encoding DUF501 domain-containing protein, with amino-acid sequence MEKPPPQTEHAPPTEADIAAFKEQLGRPPRGLRAIAHRCPCGNPDVVETAPRLEDGTPFPTLYYLTCPRAASAIGTLEAEGVMKEMTARLAQDEELAAAYRAAHEDYVARRDAIEVLQGFPSAGGMPDRVKCLHVLVGHSLAAGPGVNPLGDETIAMLPEWWRKGPCVSPCGAAGQEEGEDR; translated from the coding sequence ATGGAAAAGCCCCCGCCGCAGACCGAGCACGCCCCGCCCACCGAGGCGGACATCGCCGCCTTCAAGGAGCAGCTCGGCCGCCCGCCGCGCGGCCTGCGGGCCATCGCGCACCGCTGCCCCTGCGGCAACCCCGACGTGGTGGAGACGGCGCCGCGCCTGGAGGACGGGACGCCGTTCCCGACGCTGTACTACCTGACCTGCCCGCGCGCCGCCTCGGCGATCGGCACCCTCGAGGCCGAGGGCGTCATGAAGGAGATGACGGCCCGCCTCGCGCAGGACGAGGAGCTGGCCGCCGCCTACCGCGCCGCGCACGAGGACTACGTCGCCCGCCGGGACGCCATCGAGGTCCTGCAGGGCTTCCCCAGCGCCGGCGGCATGCCGGACCGGGTGAAGTGCCTGCACGTCCTGGTGGGCCACTCCCTCGCGGCCGGCCCCGGGGTGAACCCGCTGGGCGACGAGACGATCGCGATGCTGCCCGAGTGGTGGCGCAAGGGCCCGTGCGTGAGCCCGTGCGGCGCCGCCGGGCAGGAGGAGGGCGAGGACCGGTGA
- a CDS encoding Ppx/GppA family phosphatase: MTRVAAIDCGTNSIRLLVADADPATGEIKDLDRRMTIVRLGQDVDRTGRLAPEALERTFAACREYAGVIEELGARKVRFVATSASRDASNRDDFVRGVVDILGVEPEVITGDQEAEFSFTGATAELAGRTDLERPFLVVDIGGGSTEFVVGDRHVTAARSVDVGCVRMTERHLVRDGVVTDPPTAAQIAAMTRDIDAALDLAERTVPLREARTLVGLAGSVTTVAAIALDLPEYDWAAIHHSRVPVGTVREISARLLAATHAERAAIPVMHPGRVDVIGAGALVLLRIMERTGAREVVVSEHDILDGIAWSIA; this comes from the coding sequence GTGACCCGGGTGGCAGCCATCGACTGCGGTACCAACTCCATCCGCCTGCTCGTCGCGGACGCGGACCCCGCGACCGGTGAGATCAAGGACCTGGACCGCCGGATGACCATCGTCCGGCTCGGCCAGGACGTGGACCGCACCGGCCGGCTCGCCCCCGAGGCCCTGGAGCGCACCTTCGCGGCCTGCCGCGAGTACGCGGGCGTGATCGAGGAACTGGGGGCGCGCAAGGTCCGTTTCGTGGCCACCTCCGCCTCCCGTGACGCCTCCAACCGGGACGACTTCGTGCGCGGGGTGGTGGACATCCTCGGCGTGGAGCCCGAGGTGATCACCGGCGACCAGGAGGCGGAGTTCTCCTTCACCGGCGCCACCGCGGAGCTGGCCGGACGTACGGACCTGGAACGGCCCTTCCTGGTCGTGGACATCGGCGGCGGCTCCACCGAGTTCGTCGTCGGCGACCGCCACGTCACGGCCGCGCGTTCGGTCGACGTCGGCTGCGTGCGGATGACCGAGCGTCACCTGGTCCGCGACGGCGTGGTCACCGACCCGCCCACCGCCGCGCAGATCGCCGCCATGACGCGGGACATCGACGCCGCCCTCGACCTCGCCGAACGGACCGTCCCGCTGCGCGAGGCCCGCACCCTCGTCGGCCTGGCCGGGTCCGTCACCACGGTCGCCGCGATCGCGCTGGACCTGCCCGAGTACGACTGGGCCGCCATCCACCACTCCCGCGTCCCGGTCGGGACGGTGCGGGAGATCAGCGCGCGCCTGCTGGCCGCCACGCACGCCGAACGCGCCGCGATCCCGGTGATGCACCCGGGACGGGTCGACGTGATCGGCGCGGGTGCCCTGGTACTGCTGCGGATCATGGAGCGTACGGGTGCCCGGGAGGTCGTGGTCTCCGAACACGACATCCTCGACGGGATCGCCTGGAGCATCGCCTGA
- a CDS encoding NAD(P)/FAD-dependent oxidoreductase, producing MSTTERPRILVVGGGYVGLYAARRILKKMRYAEATVTVVDPRSYMTYQPFLPEAAAGSISPRHVVVPLRRVLPKAEVLTGRVTTIDQDRKVAVVEPLVGETYELPFDYLVVALGAVSRTFPIPGLAEHGIGMKGVEEAIGLRNHVLEQLDKADSTNDEDVRRKALTFVFVGGGFAGAETIGEVEDMARDAAKYYTNVKREDMRFILVDAADKILPEVGPELGTWGLEHLRERGIEVYLGTSMSSCVDKHVVLANGLEVDASTIVWTAGVKPNPALARYGLPLGPRGHVDTAPTLQVQGTDYIWSAGDNAQVPDLASGPGAWCPPNAQHALRQAKVLGDNVVSGMRGFPQKEYKHANKGAVAGLGLHKGVALIRFGKLKLKFKGRLAWYMHRGYHGMAVPTFNRKIRVLADWTLAMFLKREVVSLGAIENPREEFYEAARPVPAAAVPAEAAKAKA from the coding sequence ATGAGCACCACGGAGCGTCCCAGGATCCTCGTAGTAGGCGGAGGGTACGTCGGCCTGTACGCGGCGCGGCGCATCCTCAAGAAGATGCGTTACGCGGAAGCGACGGTGACCGTCGTCGACCCGCGCTCGTACATGACGTACCAGCCGTTCCTGCCGGAGGCCGCCGCCGGCAGCATCTCCCCCCGCCACGTCGTGGTGCCGCTGCGCCGCGTGCTCCCCAAGGCGGAGGTCCTCACCGGCCGGGTCACCACCATCGACCAGGACCGCAAGGTCGCGGTCGTCGAGCCGCTCGTGGGCGAGACCTACGAACTGCCCTTCGACTACCTGGTGGTCGCCCTCGGCGCCGTCTCCCGCACCTTCCCGATCCCCGGCCTCGCCGAGCACGGCATCGGCATGAAGGGCGTCGAGGAGGCCATCGGCCTGCGCAACCACGTGCTGGAGCAGCTCGACAAGGCCGACTCCACCAACGACGAGGACGTCCGCCGCAAGGCGCTCACCTTCGTCTTCGTGGGCGGCGGCTTCGCCGGCGCCGAGACGATCGGCGAGGTCGAGGACATGGCCCGCGACGCGGCCAAGTACTACACCAACGTCAAGCGCGAGGACATGCGCTTCATCCTCGTCGACGCCGCCGACAAGATCCTCCCCGAGGTCGGCCCGGAGCTGGGCACCTGGGGTCTGGAGCACCTGCGCGAGCGTGGCATCGAGGTCTACCTCGGCACCTCCATGAGCTCCTGCGTCGACAAGCACGTGGTGCTCGCCAACGGCCTGGAGGTCGACGCCTCCACCATCGTGTGGACCGCGGGCGTCAAGCCCAACCCGGCGCTCGCCCGGTACGGCCTCCCGCTCGGCCCGCGCGGCCACGTGGACACCGCCCCGACGCTCCAGGTCCAGGGCACCGACTACATCTGGTCCGCCGGTGACAACGCCCAGGTCCCCGACCTGGCCTCCGGTCCCGGCGCCTGGTGCCCGCCGAACGCCCAGCACGCGCTGCGCCAGGCCAAGGTGCTCGGCGACAACGTGGTGTCCGGCATGCGCGGCTTCCCGCAGAAGGAGTACAAGCACGCCAACAAGGGCGCGGTGGCCGGCCTCGGCCTGCACAAGGGTGTCGCCCTGATCCGCTTCGGCAAGCTCAAGCTGAAGTTCAAGGGCCGCCTGGCCTGGTACATGCACCGTGGCTACCACGGCATGGCGGTTCCGACCTTCAACCGCAAGATCCGGGTCCTCGCGGACTGGACGCTGGCGATGTTCCTCAAGCGCGAGGTCGTCTCGCTCGGCGCCATCGAGAACCCGCGCGAGGAGTTCTACGAGGCCGCCAGGCCGGTCCCGGCCGCGGCGGTCCCCGCCGAGGCCGCCAAGGCCAAGGCCTGA